Part of the Actinomyces howellii genome, CCAGGCCCAGGAGGACGAGAGGGGAGGCCAGCCCGAGCCTGGGAGCGATCTGGTTGCACGCTGCGATGACGAGCAGCGCGACGACGGCGATGACGAGCAGGTCCACGCCACCAGCCTACGACCCGTCCCGCGGGCGGGACGCGGTGGTCACCAGCGCCGGTCGGGGCGGCGTCCACGGTAGGCCCGGGACTCCCGGTCCGGAGCCTGCCCGTCAGGCAGGTCGAGGCGGCCCCTGCCCCCTCGGCCGCCTCCGTGTCCGCCCCTGCGACCGTTTCCGTGGCCGCCTCCGTGACCGCCCCTGTGGCCGCCCCTGTGCCCGCGTCCGTGGCCGTCTTCGTGGCCGTCTTCGTGGTCACCCCTGTGACCGTTTCCGTGGCCGTCTTCGTGGCCGTTCTCGTGGCCGCCCCTGTGACCGCGTCCGGGCCCGGGCTCACCCCATGCCCCGAAGCCGTGCTCGCGCATACGCATCATCGTCTCGACGCGCTCCTCACCCATGCGGCGCCTGGCCTGGCGCCACGTCTCGTCCTCCTCCTCGGAGTCCAGCCCCAGCTGGGCCTCCAGGGAGGCGATGAGCTTGTCGAGCACCGCGGCCAGGGTCTGCGCCTCCTCCGGGCTGAGGACCGACAGGGGGTCCTCACCCTCTGGCCCCAGGGGCGCCCGGCGCCCGGCCTCGGTGAGCGACACGAGCATGACCCGTCTGTCCTCCTGGCTCGGGGTGCGCTCAACCAGACCGTCCGCCTCGAGCTTCTTGAGCAGCTCGTTGAGCGACTGCTGGCGGATGTCGAGGACGAAGGCGAGCTCGCGGGTGGGCACCGGGCTCTGCATGCGCAGTGCGGCCAGCACCCGGCCGCGCCCGCGGGTCGTGTCCGCCAGGGGCCCGTGGACGTGGTGCGCCTCGGCGCGCCGGCGGCGCATGAGATGGCCCAGGCGGCGCAGGCGCTCGTGGATGCCGGCGTGCTCAGCACCACCGCCCTGCGCGCCACCGGCACCCGGGGTGCCACCGGCCCCCTCGGCGCGGGCCGTCGTGGCGCGAGCGACCTCCCCGGGACGCTCGACCTGGTCTGTCTGGTCTGTCTGGTCTGTCTGGTCTGTCTGGTGTGTCTGGTCTTCGTGCTGCGTGTCCATGACCGAGCTCCTG contains:
- a CDS encoding MarR family winged helix-turn-helix transcriptional regulator; translation: MDTQHEDQTHQTDQTDQTDQTDQVERPGEVARATTARAEGAGGTPGAGGAQGGGAEHAGIHERLRRLGHLMRRRRAEAHHVHGPLADTTRGRGRVLAALRMQSPVPTRELAFVLDIRQQSLNELLKKLEADGLVERTPSQEDRRVMLVSLTEAGRRAPLGPEGEDPLSVLSPEEAQTLAAVLDKLIASLEAQLGLDSEEEDETWRQARRRMGEERVETMMRMREHGFGAWGEPGPGRGHRGGHENGHEDGHGNGHRGDHEDGHEDGHGRGHRGGHRGGHGGGHGNGRRGGHGGGRGGRGRLDLPDGQAPDRESRAYRGRRPDRRW